One segment of Clostridium ljungdahlii DSM 13528 DNA contains the following:
- a CDS encoding SHOCT domain-containing protein, which produces MMGYYGYGMMGYGWGLFMMICMIALTILAAIALIRYLHQSSKPNNQPSGNNNALNILNERYARGELTEEEYRNKKTQIQS; this is translated from the coding sequence ATGATGGGTTATTATGGATATGGAATGATGGGATATGGCTGGGGACTTTTTATGATGATATGTATGATTGCCTTAACAATTCTAGCTGCTATAGCTCTTATACGCTACCTTCATCAATCAAGTAAGCCAAATAACCAACCGTCTGGAAACAATAATGCCTTAAATATACTTAATGAAAGGTATGCCAGAGGAGAACTAACTGAAGAAGAATATAGAAACAAGAAAACACAAATTCAATCATAG